Below is a window of Quadrisphaera setariae DNA.
CGCCGTGGACCACCTGCGCGACCTCGGCGTGGACGGCCTGGTGGTCATCGCCCCCGACGACGCCGCGGTGGCCGCCGTCGAGGCGCTGGACGCCGGCGTGCCGGTGGTGACGCTCGAGGCGCCCCTGGCCCGGGGCGGCGGGGGTGCCGGGGGCGCCGGGGGCGCCGGGGGCGCCGGGGGCGCCGGGGGCGCCGGGAGTGGTGGAGATCACCCCGGCCCGCTGTCGGCGAGCGTCGACCAGGAGCACGGTGCGCGCCTCGCCGTCCGCCACCTGCTGGAGCTCGGGCACGCCACGGTCCACCACGTCGGAGGGCCGCGGACCTGGCTGGAGGCGCGGGCGCGGGAGGCCGGGTGGCGCGCCGAGCTGCTCGCCGCCGGAGCCACCGTGCCGGAGGTCGTCCCCGGTGACTGGGCCGCCGCCGCGGGGCACCGCGCCGCGGGACCGCTGGTCGAGCGGGGCGCCACGGCCGTGTTCGCCGTCAACGACCAGGTGGCCATCGGCCTGCTGGGCGCCCTGTGGCAGCGCGGGCTGCGGGTGCCCGAGGACGTCAGCGTGGTCGGCTTCGACGACGTGCCGGAGGCGGCGTACCTCGTCCCGCCGCTGACCACCGTCCGGCAGGACTTCGACGCGCTGGGCCGCCGCTGCCTGGAGGTGCTGCTGGCGGGCCTGCGCGGCGAGCCCGTGCGCACCCGGCGGGTGGTCCCGGAGCTGGTGGTCCGCGCCAGCACCGCTCCACCGCGCCCGCCCGTGGCTCCCCGGCCCCCCGGACGGCCCCAGCGCGGTGCTGCCGGAGGTTGACCCGCCGCCGCCTGCGCGAGGAGGTGGCCGCGCTGCACGGGCACCTCGTCCGCTACCAGCTGGTGA
It encodes the following:
- a CDS encoding LacI family DNA-binding transcriptional regulator is translated as MPVDAGSGGPVPVRAPVMADVAARAGVSLQTVSRVVNGHPSVRAETRGRVEEAIAELGYRVNTAARALVTRSTRTIGLVSASTAEFGPTSALLGVEQAARAEGYATSVVLLPEVGPREVRDAVDHLRDLGVDGLVVIAPDDAAVAAVEALDAGVPVVTLEAPLARGGGGAGGAGGAGGAGGAGGAGSGGDHPGPLSASVDQEHGARLAVRHLLELGHATVHHVGGPRTWLEARAREAGWRAELLAAGATVPEVVPGDWAAAAGHRAAGPLVERGATAVFAVNDQVAIGLLGALWQRGLRVPEDVSVVGFDDVPEAAYLVPPLTTVRQDFDALGRRCLEVLLAGLRGEPVRTRRVVPELVVRASTAPPRPPVAPRPPGRPQRGAAGG